A window of Myxococcales bacterium contains these coding sequences:
- a CDS encoding ABC transporter ATP-binding protein: protein MGSSLDVLQGIDLTIDEGELVGIVGQSGAGKSTFLHCIGTLDVVSTGSLKLAGEELSTMSSAKLAGLRNRLIGFVFQFHHLLPEFNALENVMMPGLIQGRPRKELENQAMALLTEVGLEKRASHRPGELSGGEQQRVALARALVLEPKLLLADEPTGNLDSRTSDQIHELFFSINKTRGTTIVVVTHNMALADSMPRKVTLRDGRVLHDERRESGPYRNDSGPAATSEA from the coding sequence ATGGGGAGCTCGCTCGACGTCCTCCAGGGCATCGATCTCACGATCGACGAGGGAGAGCTCGTGGGGATCGTCGGGCAGTCCGGCGCGGGAAAGAGCACGTTCCTCCACTGCATCGGCACCCTCGACGTGGTGAGCACGGGCTCCCTCAAGCTCGCCGGCGAAGAGCTCTCGACCATGTCGAGCGCCAAGCTCGCGGGGCTACGGAACCGCCTCATCGGCTTCGTCTTCCAGTTTCATCACCTCCTGCCCGAGTTCAACGCCCTCGAGAACGTGATGATGCCCGGGCTCATCCAGGGCCGACCGCGCAAAGAGCTCGAGAACCAGGCCATGGCGCTCCTCACCGAGGTCGGCCTCGAGAAGCGGGCCTCGCATCGGCCCGGCGAGCTGTCGGGTGGCGAGCAACAGCGCGTCGCGCTCGCGCGTGCCCTCGTGCTCGAGCCGAAGCTCCTCTTGGCCGACGAGCCCACGGGAAACCTCGACTCGCGCACGTCGGATCAGATCCACGAGCTCTTCTTCTCGATCAACAAGACGCGCGGGACGACCATCGTCGTCGTCACGCACAACATGGCGCTCGCCGACAGCATGCCCCGCAAGGTCACGCTCCGGGACGGGCGCGTCCTCCACGACGAGCGCCGCGAGTCGGGCCCGTACCGAAACGACTCCGGCCCCGCGGCGACGAGCGAGGCATGA
- a CDS encoding winged helix DNA-binding protein: MDRPKTAPRPPKPGRAQRAAQDPDVSPPSESAGQKLLRAARLLDEVLVARLKRVRAEARPSHARLLPYVDAEGTRLTVLASRLGVTKQATGQLVEELEGEGLLVREADPEDGRAKRVKLTPRGKKAVSDVTAQLAQLEAGLVAALGEGQGAALEAMLASSLSYLEAERRLG; the protein is encoded by the coding sequence ATGGACCGCCCGAAGACCGCGCCCCGCCCGCCGAAGCCCGGGAGAGCGCAGAGAGCCGCCCAGGACCCCGACGTGTCTCCGCCCTCCGAGAGCGCCGGACAGAAGCTCCTCCGCGCCGCGCGGCTCCTCGACGAGGTGCTCGTGGCGCGCCTCAAGCGGGTGCGCGCCGAGGCGAGGCCGTCTCACGCGAGGCTCTTGCCCTACGTGGACGCGGAGGGCACGCGCCTCACGGTCTTGGCGTCGCGCCTCGGGGTCACCAAGCAGGCGACCGGTCAGCTCGTGGAGGAGCTCGAAGGCGAAGGCCTCCTCGTGCGCGAGGCCGACCCCGAGGACGGCCGAGCCAAGCGCGTGAAGCTCACGCCACGGGGAAAAAAGGCCGTCTCGGACGTGACGGCCCAGCTCGCTCAGCTCGAGGCGGGCCTCGTCGCGGCGCTCGGCGAGGGCCAAGGCGCGGCGCTCGAGGCGATGCTCGCGTCGTCTCTCTCGTACCTCGAGGCGGAGCGGCGGCTTGGGTGA